The window ATGAAGGCCCGGCGCCTCGCCGGTCTCGCCGAGGCGCTGCCGAAGATCAACCGCGCCATCGGCCGCGCGCTGCTGCGGCCGGCGCCCGACAAGATGCTGGCGCTCGCCGCCGTGGTGCGGCTCGTCGCGCTCACCGCCATCCGCGCCGGCAGCGACCAATATGCCGAGGAACACGGCACGCGCGGGGCGACCACGCTGCTGAAATCCCATGTCCGGATCGACGGCAGCGATGTCATGCTGTCGTTCAAGGGCAAGGGCGGAAAGATGATCCGCAAGGCGGCCGCAGACGCACGGCTCACCCAGGTTCTCCTGCTCCTGAAATCGCTGCCGGGGCGGCGCCTGTTCAAGTATCGTGATGCGGCGGGAGACATTCACGCCGTGCGCGCGGGCGATGTGAATCTCTTTCTCAAGACCATCAGCGGGCAGGCGATCTCGCTCAAGGACTTCCGCACGCTCACCGCTTCGCTCGGCGTGCTCGACAAGCTCGCGCGGCAGGAACCCGAGGCGAGCGAGCGCGGCCGTCGCAAGCAGATCCGGCAGGCGATCGCCCCGCTCGCCGACGAGCTCGCCAACACCCTGACGGTGTGCCGCACCAGCTATGTCCACGACAGCGTCATCGCCGCCTTCGAGGCCGGGCGACTCGGCGGCGCGGGCGCCGACATGCGCACGGCCACCGCGCGCGCCGAAGCGCTGTCGCGCCTGTTGCGCAGCAACGGCTGCTTCAAGGCCCGTCTATCGGCGCGCAAAGCCTCCGAACGCGCGCTCAATGGCGCCCTGGAGAGCGCCGATCCCGCCGCCGCCGCACCGCTCGCGAAGGCATAGCCGGACGCTCGCGAGCGAACCGCAAGAGAGCGGGAGGGAATCGGCCTCTGCCTCTTCCTCTTCCTCGGCGCGGCGCTGCGGGCGGGTGTCCACGCGGTCCTCGCGGTCGACATGGACGAGGAGATGCCCGCCGGCACCGTCGCCGAAGCCATGCTTCGGGTGCATCCCGAAACGCGGGGTGCGAAAGCCATCGCTCCCCATGCCACGCGGCCTTGAGGTTCACGTCGCCCGCCGAAAGGCATGGGCTTCGACGGCTGGCTTCAGCGGCAACGCGCCGAGGGCGGAGGGTGTATGAGGGCGGTGCGGGAACGGGATGGGCAGGCGAGGGTGGCGGCGCGTCAGTGCGGGCCGAGCTGGAGCTCGATGTCTCTTGCGCGCCTTGCATATTCCTTGGTGATTCTGCCGCAAGTGCTTTTAACTTTCGCGATTTTACTTTCAATAATTGGTAAAAAAGCTTTTATATTATTTGCGAGACGATTGTAATTATCTCTATTTTCTATATTTCTTATTTCACGGTTTATTCTAACAAACAACTGCACTGCATTGCACACGGCCACCGCATCCTCAAGAAGAGTGTCTTCATGGCTAAATTTAAACGCAGCAGCTTCAAACGTAATAATACATTTTCTAATTTCAACTGTACTTATAAAAATCAATTGTATTCTATTGTTGAGAATATCATCATATACGCCAGTAAGATAATTGTATTCGGCTGTAAATGCGAGATCGTCCGCGACCAAGATCATGTGTTCTTCAATGATCGAGATGAGGGCGGCAATGGTTGTCGCCAAATCCCTCAGGTCGCGGAGGTCCGTCGCAATCGCCGCCGCGCGTGCAATGAGCATCTGATCGCGCGCCGGCCGGAACGCGATTATCGCGGCCACCAGCGTCATGGCGCCGCCGAAGATACCGCCCCAGAACCCGAGCGAGTCGCTGAGTTTCGCTCCCTCCCACATCTTCGGCCAGAGGACCGTCACGCCCGATGTGCCGAGCACGAAGCCGAACACGGCGGCGGCAAGGATCGGGCCCCAGCCCTTGAGATCGAAACGGCGATTCACGGCGCGGGTGTCCTTTCTGCGCGGTCCCTTGCGTCACGTCCGATTGTGACGCGGGCCGGTCTGCGCGGAAAGCGGGCAGGTTGCCGCCGGAAGGGGGCGAGGGCAGCTTTGGTGCTGATCCACCGGGATGGCGGCGCGGGGCACTTGGCCCGGCAGGGGTGAGCCGGTGGCGCGGTCTCACTCCACCAGAGCGTCGAGCGGAACGCCGAGGGCGCGGGCGATCTGGGCCAGCGTTTCGGGCGTACCGGTCTTCCGGCCGGATTCGATCTCGGAAATGTAGGCCTGCCCGACACCCGCGGACGCCGCCAGTTCGGCCTGTGTCTGGCCGCGATGGCGGCGGATGGCGCGCACCGCGCTTTCGCCGGCCTCGATGGCTACCCATACGCTTTCCGGCAGCGCCACGTCCTGCCCGGCCGCTAGGCGCGCGCCCGTCTCGTCCACGATGCGCGCGGTCATGATGTCTTCCGCCGCCTCGTCGCCGGCGCGGGCCAGCAATGCCTCGTAATCGGAGCGAGGAAGGATGACCATTTCCTCGCCGGCCGGGGTGGTGATGATCTGGGGTCTGCCCATGGTCTTCTTCTTCTGCTTCCGTCTCCCGGGCGGGGGGCGGCCTGTCAGCGATAAATCTCGCGCCGGTCGCCGAACTCCCGAACCTCGATGGTGTCCGCCGTCTCGACGAAGATCACCCGGTAATCCCGCACCCGGAGCCGGGCGCCGGGCCGGCCCGTGAGGGCCTTCACGTCGCCGGCGCCGGTCTCGGCATAGCGCGCCAGCTTGGCTTCGACCTCGGCCCGGATCGGGGCGGCAAGCTTCCGAAGGGAGCGGCGGGCGGTGAGGGTGTAGGTGATCTTCTTTTATAGCTGATAGCGATATTTCTGTTCGGCTGAAATATCACTATTAGACATATTTTCATGGGGTGCGGCGATGAGCGGGCCGGACCTTTCACCCCATCGCGCCCCGCGCCCGCCCGCCGGGCGAGATCGATCCGCGCGGGCCGCCCGCTGCGTTGTGGCTGCGGCGCCGAGGGCGCGGGGAAATCCGCGTCGTCGAAGACGTAGCGGCTCAAGGCGGCCGCGAGCGCACCTGCCGCGAGGGCGAAAGCTTCGGCCTCGGTGTGGCCGGAGGTGACGAGCAGCAGCACGTCGCGCGCGCTCGCCTCGATCTTTCCGCGCGGGCCGGGCATGAGTGCGACGGGTTATGCCCTACCGGCCGGCGAGGACCACCGTCGCATGGCCGGGAAGGTGCCAGCCGGTCTCGGTCTCGACCGGCGGCGTTCCGCCGCCGCCATAGCCGAGGTCCTCGCTCGACCAGATCAGCGACCAGCGCCGGCCGGCCGGCGGGGCCATCAGGGGCACGGGGAAGCTCGGCCGGCGGATATCGGTGCCGAGATTGACGATGACGAGCCGGTCGTCGCCATCCGGTCCGAAGAACCGCAGGACGAAGGCCTCGGGACCCAGCACGGCGCCGTCGAGCCCGCCGGCTGTCTGCGCGGAGAAGGCGGGATCGGTCCTTCTGAGGGCGATGAGGTCGCGATGGAGCGCGACCACGGCCGCGTTGCGGTCGAACTCGGACCAGTCGAGCTTCGAGGCCTCGAACGACGACGGTTCGTGGGGGCGGGCGGTGAGCGGGCTGCCCTCTGGAGCGCTTTCCGATCTGATGGAATCATCAGATCGACAAGAAATCGCTCCATATTCAAAAGCTTGAACATATCCTTGTCGTTCAGATCGGTTCGATCTGAACGGGATATGGTCCAGCGCGGCGAGGCTCGGGAACTGGCGCATGAATTCGCCGCGGCCCTTTTCCACCATTGCCGCCAGTTCCGGTTCGTGGTCGGCGAAATAGAGGAACGGCGCCGAGGCCCAAAATTCCTGGCCCTGGAACAGCATCGGCGTGCCGGGCAGCAGGAGAAGCAGCGCCGTGACGGCGCGGGCGCGGGCCGGGCTCGCGATGCGGTGGAAGCGGTGGCCCCAGGCCGAGTTCGCGACCTGGTCGTGGTTCTGGACGAAGGTGACGAAGGCCGGCGGGGGGATGTCGAGCGCGTGGGTGCCGCGCCGCTTTTCCTGCTGCGAGTAGACCTGGCCCTGGAACAGGAAGCCGTGCTTCGCCGCCGAGATGAACTCCTGCGGGCTGCCGTCATAGTCCTGATAATAGGCTTCCGCCCGCCCGGTGAGCGTGACCATCGCCGAATGATGAAGATCGTCGTTCCAGAGCGCGTCGAGGCCGTAGCCGCCGGCCTCCGGCGGGCGCACGAGCCGGGCGTCCTGCGGTTCGTTCTCGCCGATGACGATGACCGCGCGCGAACCGGCCGCTTTGCGGGCGGTGCGGGCGATGGCGGCGACGATGTGCTCCGGCGAGCGGTCGTGCAGGCTTTGGGTCGCATCGAGCCGCAGGCCGTCGAAATGGTACTCCTCGATCCACATCGTCACGTTGGCGAGGAAGAAATCGCGCGTGCCCTCGCTGCCCGGCCCGTCGAAATTGATGGCGGCGCCCCACTCGTTGTCGTAGCGGTCGGTGAAGTAGTGCTGCGTGTAGTGCCCGAGATAGTTCCCGTCCGGGCCGAAATGATTGTAGACGACGTCGAGAATGACCGCGATGCCCTCGCGGTGTGCGGCGTCGATGAACGCGCGCAGGTCTTCCGGCGTGCCGTAGAGCCGGGTGGGCGCGAACAGATTGACGCCGTCGTAGCCCCATCCGAACCGGCCGGGGAACTCGTTGACGGGCATCATCTCGATCACGGTGATGCCGATCTCCTTCAGAAGCGGCAGCTTGCCGGCGGCGGCGGCCCAGGTGCCCTCGGGGGTGAAGGTGCCGACGTGCATCTCGTAGATGATCTGACCCGCGATGCCGATGCCGCGCCAGTCCGCGTCGGTCCACCGGAACGTGCCGGGATCGACCACCACGGAAGCCCCGTGCGGACCATCCGGCTGGTGGCGAGACGCCGGGTCCGGCAGGAGATCGGCGGCGCCATCCAGCCGGAAGCGGTAGCGGGCGCCCGCCGCGGCCGGAACAACGGCGGAGAAATAGCCGTCGGCCTCAGCTTCGAGGGGAAAGCCCGCCCCGCCGGACCTCTCGCGGCGGACCGCCGCCACGTCCGGGGTTGCGGCGGACGGCCCGGACGGCGGAGTTTGCTGGTCCTCCTCCGCCTCTTCGAGGACGACCTCGACATGGCGCCGGCCCGGCGCCCAGACCCGGAAGGAAACGCCGCCCTCCACCGTCTCCGCCCCGACGGGCAACCGCCTCGCGATGCCGCTCATCCCTTTCCCCTCCCTGAATGGCCGGCTTGCGCCCGATGACCGATGGGGCCGATGCCGGCGCGCTTGTGTTTGTCGTTCGGTGTTCTTCGTCCGGTTGTTGCGTCGTTCGATCGGACGGCACGCGGCGGCTCCCCGCGGCGCGTGACGTCGCGGGGAAAGGCTTCATGACGGCAGGCAACGCGGATCCCGTCCACGGTACGCGGCGGGAAGAGGCGGCTCAGGCGGTGAGGACCGCAACCAGCCCTTCGTCGGGATGGAGCTGCACCGTGTCCTCGAACTCGACATTGTTGCCGGCGTTCCGCGCCGACACGGTGGAGAGAAGGGCGCGCCAGCGGCCGAGACCGGCGGGGAGTTCCGCCTGCCGGGCCTCGGCGCCGAGATTGAGGCAGACAAGCAGGCGCTCGTCGTCGACGGCGCGCTCGAAGATCAGGAGATCGCCCTCGGCGCGGTGCATCTTCATCGCCCCGACCCGCAGCGCCTTCCACTCCGTCCGGAGCGCGCAGAGGTTGCGGTAGAGGTTGAGGATGGATTGCGGGTCTTCCCGCAGGGTCTCGACATTGGCGGTCTGGAAATCCCGGCCGAGGGGCAGCCAGGGGCGGCCGCGCGAGAAGCCGGCGAACGGCCTCGCGGACCATTGCATCGGGGTGCGCTGCGGATCGCGGCCGACGCCGATGCCCGGCTCGTTGAGCGACCAGGGATCGCGGATGTCCTCGCCGCTCACGGGCACATCGGTCATGCCGATCTCGTCGCCATAATAGATGGTGGGCGTGCCGCGCAGCGTGAGCAGCAGCATGGCGGCGACGCGCGCCTGCGCCGCGCCCACGCGGCTTGCGATCCGGCTCTGGTCATGGTTGCCGAGCACCCAGTTCGGCCAGCCGCCTTCGGGAATGGCCGCTTCGTATTCCTCGATCAGGCGGCCGAGCGCCGGTGCCGACCAGGTGGCGTGGATCAGCTGGAAATTGAACGGCAGGTGCGCGCCGCCGAGATTGTCGCCGTAATAGGCGACGAGCCGCTCGACCGGCAGATAGATCTCGCCGATCAGCACACGGTCCTCGAACTCGTCGATCACGCTGCGGATGCCGTGGACGAACGCGTGCACTTCGGGCTGATCGGTGGAGTTGACCTGGAGGATGCGCTGGTTGTCGGGCGCGCCCTCGGCATAGGCGGGATTGACGGGATCGTCGAGGAACGCGGCGCTCTTGGCGAGATGCCACATCACGTCGACGCGGAAGCCGTCGACGCCGCGCCGCAGCCAGAACCGCAGCGCCTCATGCATCGCGGCGCGCACGTCCGGGTTGCGCCAGTTGAGGTCCGGCTGCTCGCGCAGGAAAGCGTGATAATAATATTGGCCGGTCGCCTCGTCGAACTGCCAGGCGCTGCCGCCGAAGTTGCTGATCCAGTTGTTGGGCGGGCCGCCGCCGGGCGCGGGGTCCTTCCAGATGTACCAGTCGCGGCGGGGATTGTCCCTCGACGACCGGGATTCCGCGAACCACGGGTGCCGGTCGGAGGTGTGGTTCGGGACATAGTCGAGCACGACCTTCAGGCCGCGCCGGTGGGCGTCCTCCAGCAGGACGTCGAAGTCATCCAGCGAGCCGAACAGCGGATCGATGGCGCAGTAGTCGCTGATGTCGTAGCCGAAATCGGCCATCGGCGAGGGATAGATCGGCGAAATCCAGATCGCCTCCACGCCGAGCCAGGCAAGATAATCGAGCCGCTGCCGGATGCCGGCCAGATCGCCGACCCCGTCGCCGTTCGAATCCTGGAAGGAACGGGCATAGATTTCATAGATGACGCCCCGTTTCCACCAAACATGATCAGGCATGCCGACTTCCCGCTGATATGAAACGGGGGTAAGCGCAGGAGCCCTTACCCCGAACACCGGACATCTCCGCACGCGATTCACCGGATCGGCCGCCCGGTGTAACCGGGAGACCGATGAACGACGGGAGATGTTTGACGAAAGCCTTTGACGACGACTGGACCGGACTTGCCGTCCGACTGCGATCCAACTTGCCGGCCGGGAATTCGTTCCTTGGTCGGCATCCGACCGAGCGGGCGGCCTGAGGCCGGAGAGCGGGGCGGGGGCGGCGCCCGCGACGGAACGGGAGCGCATAGCGGGCAGGCGAGGCTCAGGCGGGATAGGGCGACGGCGTGGCGTTTCGTGCGCAACGCGACAGAACGAACGCGACCTCCCGGCGTTCTATCGAAAGGGCTGTTCCGGGAGAGAGTTCATGGCCATCATCGACGACGAAGACCGCATTCGGGCACGCGCCTACGCCATCTGGGAAGAGGAGGGCTGGCCGGACGGGCGGCATCGCGAGCACTGGGAGCGGGCGTGCCGGGAGATCGAACGTGAGAACCGGGAGGCCGGGGCTGATGGCGACGCGGCGCCCGTCTCCCACGCGACCCTGTCCGGGCCGGGGGCCATGATCGCAGGCGGCGATCCCGGGCCGGACAAGCCGGCCCCTTCGGGTGCGGCACCCGCCCGGGAGACCGGGGAGCGGGTCGAGACCCTGCGCGAAATCTCGGCGAACGAGCCGGCCGGCCCGCGCGGCAAGGACGGCGACACTGACGGCACAAGGAGTGGCCCCACGGGGAACGCCGGGGTCGGCGTTAATGCCACGGGGGACGCCGGGGTCGGCGTTACGGAGACCCCCAATGATACCCCCGAGATTACCCCCAAGGGTACCCCGATGAAACGGGTCAGGCGCGAGCCACGGGCAACGGGTGCCCGCGGAAAGATTGGCCGTTCCGGTCCGCTCGGCACCTAGAGCGCTTTCCGATCTGATGAACTCATCGGATCGACAAGAAATCGCTCCAGCTTCAAATGCTTGATCATAACGCGTTCAGATCGGTTCGATCTGAACGCGTTATGCTCTGAGGGCGGCGCCGCGCCGGGGCCGGGCCGAAGCCGTGCCCCGGCGGGCGGGCGGCCTCAATCCTCGAACGGCTCGACCACCTGGCGCTCGCCGAGCAGGAAGGCGTCGGCGACGTGCTGGAGGGGCGCGAGGTCGACATCCTGACGGCCGCCGCGGATCAGGGCGGCGAACCGGTCGTAGAGCGCCTCATATTCCGGTTTCTCGGCGATTTCGATGTTACGCTCGCCGATGACGAGCTTGGTGCCGCCGTTGGAAAGCCGCAGGACGCCGTCGTCGGTCTCAGCCACGATGTCCCAGGTCTGCGGGCCGGTCTGGCGCCAGTCGAACACCGCCTCGACCGGGAAACCGGCCTCGGAGGCGAAGGTCAGCAACGCGGCGATCGGCGTCGCCCTGTTGGCGGGAAATTCCAGCCCGGCCGCCGTGAGAAAGACCGGGCTCGGCAGGATTTCCGTCAGGATCGACAGCGCGTTGATGCCGGGATCGAACACCCCGAGGCCGCCGGGCTCCCAGATCCACTGCTGGCCGGGATGCCAGTGGCGGACATCCTCCTTCCATTCGATCCGGACGGAACGGATCGCGCGCGGTTCGAGGAAGCGGCGGGCCTCCTCGACGGCGGCGGCGTAGCGCGAATGCCAGGTGGCGAACAGGCTGACATCGCGCGCGACGGCGAGCGCGGCGAGGCTCTGCACCTCCGAAACCGTGGCGCCCGGCGGCTTTTCCAGAAGAACGTGCTTTCCGGCCAGCAGCGCCGACTTCGCAAGCGCATAGCGCGGACGCGGCGGCACGCACAAGGCAACGGCCTGGACATCCGGCCGCGCGGCGAGAAGTTCCTCAAGGGTTGTGAAGTTCTCGACCCCGTCGAGCCGTGCATTGCGGCTCGCCGTTGCCACGATCTCGAAGTCCGCGCCACGGCGGACACACGGCACATGCTGGTCCGTGGCGATCTTTCCCAATCCGATAATTGCCAGTGATATCCGTTGCATCATGCCGTCCCGCGAGAACAGAGAAGTCGATTGACCGGTTTAATTGTCTGATATATACGATCTAAAGGCTTGAACAACCCGACTCAGTTCAATCACAATAACGCATAAACCCTCAAAGAAGGGTATCGGGAGGGACAATGAAAGCCAAGATCGCTGCCGCCGCCGTTGCGGTACTGCTCGCGTCAAGTGTTTCCCTGCACGCTCAAGACAAGAAGACCCTGGTTCTCGTTCCCAATGCCGCGTCCGATTTCTGGAAGGCTGCCGAAGCCGGCCTCAAGAAAGCGCAGACGGAACTGCCGAATTACGATCTGCAGTTCAAATATTCCGATCAGTCTTCAGCAGCGAACCAGACGCGCCTGATGGACGATCTGGTTGCGGCGGGCGCGGCCGGCATCCTCGTCAGCGCGGTCGATCCCAAGACCCAGACGGAGGCGCTCGACCGCGTCGCCGGAAGCGCGCTGCTGATGACGACCGACAGCGACGCCCCCGACAGCAAGCGCGTGGCCTATATCGGCTCGAGCAATGTCGAGGCCGGCAAGCAGGTCGGCGAGATCCTGAAGAAGGTGCTGCCGGACGGCGGCAAGTGCGTCGCCTATGTCGGCCTTCCCGGCGCCGACAATGCCCGCGAGCGCATCGAGGGCATCAAGGAAGAGATCAAGGGCACCAAGATCGAGCTCGTCGACGTGCGCGCCGACGATGTCGACCAGTCGCGCGCCAAGCGCAATGTCGAGGACACGCTGACCGCCAGCCCCGACGTCAACTGCATGCTTGGAATCTATTCCTACAACATCCCCCAGATCTACCAGGCGCTGAAGGAAGCGGGCGCGCTCGGCAAGATCACGGTCACGGGCTTCGACGACGATCCGATCACGCTCGGCGGCGTGAAGGAGGGCACCGTCGCCGGCACCGTGGTCCAGCAGCCCTACGAATGGGCCTATCAGGGGATGAAGGTGATGGCCAAGATCCTGGAGGGCGACAAGTCCGTCATCCCGGCCGACAAGCTGATCATCATCCCGACCAAGGTGATCACGGCCGACAATGTCGACGCCTATGCCGCCGAACTGCGGAAGATGCAGGGCAAGTGAAGGCACGCGTGAAGGTGCAAGTGAGCGCGCGACCGCGACCAGCGTGACCGGAAGGGCCCGGCCGGCATTCGCCCGGGCTCTTTTCATCGGCGGAGGCCGCTTCATCGGCCGGGCTCCCTTCATCGGCATCGCACTCTTCATGGGGCTGGCTCCCTTCATGGGCCGGGGCCTCTTCATCGGATGTGTGCGAGCCCCCGCCCGCGTTCCGCGGGCCGGCCTGTCGGCGTGATGGTGATGAGCGTTGTTCCGTTTCTTGAGCTGAAGGCCATCCACAAGACCTATCCGGGCGTGAAGGCGCTGGCCGATGTGTCGCTGTCGGTGGCGGCGGGCGAGGTGATCGGCCTCATCGGCGAGAACGGCGCCGGCAAATCGACGCTGATGAAGATCCTCGCCGGGGTGGTGCAGCCGACCAGCGGCACGATCGTGGTCGATGGCATCGGCCACGCCGCGCTGAGCGTGAAGCAGGCGATGGAAAGCGGCATCGCCTTCGTCCACCAGGAACTCAACCTGTTCGAAAATCTCGACGTCGCGGCCAACATCTATATCGGCCGCGAGAGGTCGCGCTTCGGGCTCGTGAGGCAGCGGGAGATGCGGGCGAGCGCCGAGCCGATCCTGCGTCGGCTCGGCTGCGACTACACCGCCGACACCAAGGTCGAGCGCCTCTCGATCGCCCAGCGCCAGCAGCTCGAAATCGCCAAGGGCATCTCCCAGGGCGCGCGTGTCATCGTCATGGACGAGCCGACCTCCAGCCTGACGCTGGCGGAAACCGAGCGGCTGCTGGCGACCGTGGCGGACCTGAAGGCGAGCGGGGTCGCCATCATCTTCATCTCCCACCGGCTCGGCGAGGTGATGCGCTGCGCCGACCGCGTGGTGGTGCTGCGCGACGGCCGGCTCGCCGGCGCGCTCGACCGCAGCGAGATGTCCCACGCCGCGATGATCCGCCTGATGATCGGGCGCGACGTCGCCGATTTCTACACCGCGCCGCGCGAGGTGGCCGGCGCCACGGTGCTGGAGGTCGAGGGGCTCGATGCCGGTTCCCATCTCCACGGCTCCGTGAGCTTCGCGCTCCATCGCGGCGAGATCCTCGGCTTCGCCGGCCTGATCGGCTCGGGCCGCAGCGAGGTCGCCCGTGTGCTGTTCGGCATCGACCGACCGCGGGCCGGCGTGGTGCGGCTCGAAGGCGAGCCGCTGCACCTTTCCCATCCGCGCGACGCGGTCCGGCGCGGCATCTTTCTGGTGCCGGAGGACCGCAAGCACAGCGGCGTCATTCTCGATCTCAGCATCACCCACAACATCTCGCTGCCGGACCTGATGTCCTATGCCCGCTTCGGGCTGGTGGAACCGCAGGCGGAGCGGCGCAATGCCGCCGCCCGGCGCACCGCGCTGCGCATCAAGGCGGCCGACCTCAACGCGCGGGTCGGCACGCTTTCGGGCGGCAACCAGCAGAAGGTGGTGCTCGCCAAGTGGCTGTCGATGAAGCCGAAGGTGATCATCTTCGACGAGCCGACCCGCGGCGTCGACATCGGCGCCAAGGTGGAAATCTACGACCTGATGCGCGGTCTCGCCGACAGCGGCGTCGCGGTGATGATGATCTCGAGCGACCTCGAGGAGGTCATCGGCGTCAGCGACCGCGTGGCGGTCATGCACGAGGGCCGGGTTTCGGGCGTGCTCGGGCGCGCGGACCTGAGCGAGGAGGCCGTGATGCGGCTCGCCGTCGGGCACACGGAGCCTGCCGCCGGGCACACTGGGAAAGAGACCGCCGATGCTTAAGAAGGACATCAGCCTTCTGATCCTGATCCTGGTGATCGGCACGATCACGGGCTTCCTCAATCCCCGGTTCGTCTCGGCCATCAACCTGTCCAACACGGCGAACCTGATCGGGCTGTTCGGGCTCTACGCCATCGGCTCCGGCTTCGTGATCATCGTCGGCGGGATCGATCTCTCGGTGGGCGCGATGTTCGCCCTCCTCGGCGTGATCTTCATCGACCTCCTGTCGAACTACGAGATGAACTGGGTGCTGGCGCTGGTGCTGATGGTGCTGGCGGGCGGGCTGCTCGGGGCGCTCCACGCCTTCCTGATCGTGAGGATGGGGCTGCAGGCCTTCATCGTCACCCTGTGCGGGCTGCTGCTCTATCGCGGCATCGCCCGCTGGTACACCGGCGACGGCACCGCCGGCTTCCAGTTCGGGCAGAACTTCCCGACCCTCGAATGGCTGACCACCGGCCGCACCTGGGGCGTGCCGCACAGCTTCGTCACCTTCCTGGTGGTGGCGGCGATCATGGCGGTGGTACTGCACCGCTCGGTGTTCGGCCGCTATCTCTACGCCGTCGGCAAGAACGAGGAGGCGGCGCGCTATTCCGGCATCCGCACCGGCGCCGTCATCGCGGCGGCCTATGTGATCGCCGGTCTGCTCGCCGGGCTGTCGTCGATCTATTTCGCGATGTACACCCGCTCGATCGCGCCGGCCTCCCACGGCAATTTCTACGAGCTCTACGGCATCGCCGCCGCCGTGCTCGGCGGCTGCTCGCTGCGCGGCGGCGAGGGATCGGTGCTGGGCATCGTGCTCGGTGCGGTGCTGCTGCAGATCCTGCAGAACCTCGTCAACCTGCTGGGCATTCCGAGTTCGCTCAACTTCGCGGTGATGGGCGCCGTGATCCTGATCGGCGTGCTCGCCGACGAGCAATATGCCCGCTTCCAGCTGTGGCGCCGCAGCGGCGCGCGGGTCGCGCCGGGCCTTCTGCCGGGCGCGGCGAAGGAAACCGACTCGTGAGAGGCGAGACACGACGCGAGACACGCCGGAGGTGCAGCGGTGGCGCGGCGGTATCGCCGAAATTGAAGTTCGCGTTCTGGCAGCGCTGCCGGGGCGAATACAATCGTCGCTGACGGTCGCAGGCCGATCTTTGCCATGGCAAGCGGCCCGGAACCCAGTATGAAGAGTCCCTCGGCGTCCTGAAAAGCCTACGGGGATCGGAATGGGCCTGTCGAATCCCGGCAGCAGCATTACCTTCAATGTATCGAACCAGCTCGGGCGCGAGATCATCTCCGGACGCTATCCCCCCGGCTCGATCCTGCCGAACGAAGCGGAAATCTCGGCGAGCTTCTCGGTCGGCCGCAGCGCGGTGCGCGAGGCGGTGAAGATGCTCACCGCCAAGGGGCTGGTGGAATCCCGGCCCCGGCGCGGAACCTGCGTGCGGCCGTCGAGCGCCTGGAATTTCTTCGACCGGGAGGTGCTGGCCTGGCTCCGGGAGGGAAACCCGGATTCCGCGATCATCCTCGAACTGATGGAACTGCGCCTCGGGATCGAACCGGAGGCGGCCCGGCTTGCCGCCGAGGTGGCGACGGCGGAACAGATCGAGGCGATCCGGACGGCCTACGGGCAGATGGAGGCGGCCGGGGAGGGCAAGGCCGAGCCGCTCACGGCGGACGGCGCCTTCCACGGCGCCATCATCGCGGCGACGAACAACCGCTTCTTCCAGCCGTTCGGCTCGCTGATCCGCACGGCGCTCGCCGTGACGGCGCCGGCGACGCGCGCGATCTTCGGGCCGGCAGCCGCCGATCTTCCGGCGCATCGGCGCGTGCTCGACGCCATCGCCGCGCGCCAGCCCGAGGCGGCGCGCGACGGCATGAAGGACCTGCTCACCGAGGTGATGAACGCGGTGTCGGAATGGCGGCGGATGCCGCCGCAGAAGGGCGTGCGCGGAGAGTGATCGGCGCTCGGGACTGACCGGGGCCGCCGGCGGCGGCTGCGCTGGCACGGCCGCGTGGCGTCAATGG of the Pseudoxanthobacter soli DSM 19599 genome contains:
- a CDS encoding alpha-amylase family glycosyl hydrolase, which gives rise to MPDHVWWKRGVIYEIYARSFQDSNGDGVGDLAGIRQRLDYLAWLGVEAIWISPIYPSPMADFGYDISDYCAIDPLFGSLDDFDVLLEDAHRRGLKVVLDYVPNHTSDRHPWFAESRSSRDNPRRDWYIWKDPAPGGGPPNNWISNFGGSAWQFDEATGQYYYHAFLREQPDLNWRNPDVRAAMHEALRFWLRRGVDGFRVDVMWHLAKSAAFLDDPVNPAYAEGAPDNQRILQVNSTDQPEVHAFVHGIRSVIDEFEDRVLIGEIYLPVERLVAYYGDNLGGAHLPFNFQLIHATWSAPALGRLIEEYEAAIPEGGWPNWVLGNHDQSRIASRVGAAQARVAAMLLLTLRGTPTIYYGDEIGMTDVPVSGEDIRDPWSLNEPGIGVGRDPQRTPMQWSARPFAGFSRGRPWLPLGRDFQTANVETLREDPQSILNLYRNLCALRTEWKALRVGAMKMHRAEGDLLIFERAVDDERLLVCLNLGAEARQAELPAGLGRWRALLSTVSARNAGNNVEFEDTVQLHPDEGLVAVLTA
- a CDS encoding helix-turn-helix domain-containing protein produces the protein MGRPQIITTPAGEEMVILPRSDYEALLARAGDEAAEDIMTARIVDETGARLAAGQDVALPESVWVAIEAGESAVRAIRRHRGQTQAELAASAGVGQAYISEIESGRKTGTPETLAQIARALGVPLDALVE
- the treZ gene encoding malto-oligosyltrehalose trehalohydrolase — encoded protein: MSGIARRLPVGAETVEGGVSFRVWAPGRRHVEVVLEEAEEDQQTPPSGPSAATPDVAAVRRERSGGAGFPLEAEADGYFSAVVPAAAGARYRFRLDGAADLLPDPASRHQPDGPHGASVVVDPGTFRWTDADWRGIGIAGQIIYEMHVGTFTPEGTWAAAAGKLPLLKEIGITVIEMMPVNEFPGRFGWGYDGVNLFAPTRLYGTPEDLRAFIDAAHREGIAVILDVVYNHFGPDGNYLGHYTQHYFTDRYDNEWGAAINFDGPGSEGTRDFFLANVTMWIEEYHFDGLRLDATQSLHDRSPEHIVAAIARTARKAAGSRAVIVIGENEPQDARLVRPPEAGGYGLDALWNDDLHHSAMVTLTGRAEAYYQDYDGSPQEFISAAKHGFLFQGQVYSQQEKRRGTHALDIPPPAFVTFVQNHDQVANSAWGHRFHRIASPARARAVTALLLLLPGTPMLFQGQEFWASAPFLYFADHEPELAAMVEKGRGEFMRQFPSLAALDHIPFRSNRSERQGYVQAFEYGAISCRSDDSIRSESAPEGSPLTARPHEPSSFEASKLDWSEFDRNAAVVALHRDLIALRRTDPAFSAQTAGGLDGAVLGPEAFVLRFFGPDGDDRLVIVNLGTDIRRPSFPVPLMAPPAGRRWSLIWSSEDLGYGGGGTPPVETETGWHLPGHATVVLAGR
- a CDS encoding DUF2934 domain-containing protein — encoded protein: MAIIDDEDRIRARAYAIWEEEGWPDGRHREHWERACREIERENREAGADGDAAPVSHATLSGPGAMIAGGDPGPDKPAPSGAAPARETGERVETLREISANEPAGPRGKDGDTDGTRSGPTGNAGVGVNATGDAGVGVTETPNDTPEITPKGTPMKRVRREPRATGARGKIGRSGPLGT
- a CDS encoding DNA topoisomerase IB — translated: MSEKMTPKRVARRFNLTIVSPADLTIRRRRRGRGFSYETAAGEAISDAETLARFRSLAVPPAYANVRFAADPRAHLQAVGEDAAGRLQYRYHPDWSQAREAMKARRLAGLAEALPKINRAIGRALLRPAPDKMLALAAVVRLVALTAIRAGSDQYAEEHGTRGATTLLKSHVRIDGSDVMLSFKGKGGKMIRKAAADARLTQVLLLLKSLPGRRLFKYRDAAGDIHAVRAGDVNLFLKTISGQAISLKDFRTLTASLGVLDKLARQEPEASERGRRKQIRQAIAPLADELANTLTVCRTSYVHDSVIAAFEAGRLGGAGADMRTATARAEALSRLLRSNGCFKARLSARKASERALNGALESADPAAAAPLAKA